TTTGATCCTTATGACATACTGCAGATAACGGAAGAAAAGCAGAGAGACAAATACAAAGGAAAGAACAAATAGCTAGAACATTTTCCTCAACTATgttctcatttctttttatcaattttaGATACGAGATGATTAGTTAACTAAGAGTTAAGGACTAAAGTTGCCAAAATCATATGTCCTGACTGGTGAAGCTATAGATCGTGGTTCCTCCAGAATTCAGGTCTACCTTTATCATCTAAGTTTGTAAGACTGAGACACATATCTACACTCTTAACTCAGTAATGGCAAATCTGAGTCTATTGAGGATACCAGCCACTGCCAAACAAAATTAGACCCTGCAGATCATCCAACTCAGAACACACTTTATGTACTATCCTGCAGCCCTTGCCCTTCTACCACAGATCAACTCCATCCCCCACCCCCCCACCCCACCACCCCaccaccccacccccacccaaCAGACACGCACATTTACCCCTCCTGATCCAAACTATTCCTCTTCCTAGAGCCGAGGGTCTACCAGAAACAGCCTCTTTACCtgccaaggtaggggtaaggtctgcgaaCACTATACCtcccccagaccccacttgtgggactatattgggtatgttgttattgttgttgatccAAGCTATTCCTCTTAGTACAAGTATTTTTGACATTTCAATTCAGAAAAATCTTGCCATATGCATGGGAAGATTGATCTTCATGGTCCCATCATTAGGCATCAGAATAAGGTTCTTCTACAGGTGTGTCCAACTGGCTAGAAAAGTCAAAGGGTACCACTTGTTCTTAGATTGTAATTTAGGAGAACTCTTCCTCTACCTTCAAACTAAACACAGGAACTGAAGAAAGTAAATGGGTGAATAAAAATACAATAGCCACCTCCGTTATCAATTTAATCACAGGAAACCAGCAAAGATAAGTTTTCATACATGGAATATGAATCTAGTCGAGAAATTTCCAAGccaattattataattattgttaaAAAATTCCAGGCCAATTACTGATGCTCATCAAGAATAACACAAATGTTTCCATATCTCTCAAGATTCAAGTTATAGATATTGTAAGAAATACATACATGACGTGTAGATAGAAGTGCTTTCAATTTGGGAGAGGTGGCAGCCACCTGACATGCCACTATCTTTAATGCAGCATCTGAAGCAGGGAGTTTTGGCTTGTTAGGTTTAACGCCCAGCTTTCGCCTACATCTTACAGCACCACAGTGGCAATCTTGATCTGCACCAAACTGAACAAATCTGCTATACTTGTTAGATTCAAATACGCAATGCACATTCCAAGAAGGTTTTCTTCTATAAGTACTTAAACTCTCAGAAGAATAACACACTGCAGACCTTACaggttaaaaaaaagaagagtaaaATTAAAGAGCAGCATCATACTGGTAATCATAGGTCAGATGCTCGCCCCTTTTAATGTTTCGTGTCGCAAATATGCCAATTCTTGTTTCACCATCAATCATCCTAAAAACACCGTACATGGAAATGAAATGTAATATAGAGTTCCGGGAATGAAGGTTGGAATACAGAAGTATGATTAATCATTAAGCTATTTCTGTACCATTTCTGCATCTCAGTATTTGGACAACAACTATGATTAATGTATCTGGATTTGTTGCCCTTGTAAGTGGCATCAATCACCATATCCCGATTGATTTCACACAAGTAGAAGTTAGTTTCCCCACTATGTTTCATTTTCCAAAGCCTCTCTTCACATGTTTTGTCATCAATAACTGCAGTCGTATGCATATTTCCTTGCTAAATGAAATTCAGAATGCACAAAACATAAATTATTCCTCAAATATAAGCAAAAAGTGAAAGAACTCACCTTCTCCAACATACTCTATAACAAAGTCTCCTCGATTGATATCTTCATCTGCCACAATTCCAGAGCCACATTTCTCAGTCTGCATGTTACATGTCAACAAACTTGACCAACCATTTATATAATGACCAAAAGTTTGAGGAAGACTATGATTGTTGCACAGTTTTCAAAAGAATGCAAAgcattaaaaaatgaaaatgtaaCCTCTTCTAATTTCTTTTGAGATACATGAGAGACACAAAATGACTCAACAAGCAGATACAATAATCACTCCCCTCTGGACACACTTTTTCTTAATGTAATAACTCTAAGACTGCTCAACAgataaaaaaagggcagcccggtgcacttaagctcccgctatgcacagggtccggggaagggcccgaccacaagggtctgttgtacgcagccttaccttgcatttctgccagaggctgtttccaaggcttgaacccgtgacctcctggtcacatggcagcaactttaccagttactccaaggctctcCTTCTAAGACTGCTCAACAGATATTCTCTAGAAATCATCAGACATCAGGTTCATCTATGCAGTGCTTAACACTGTTTTTTTCACTCATGCTCAGGGTCTAAGTTCGGAGACCAAGTTAAATTGGTATTCACTGGTTTGGTCAAAGACAGATATAGGATGAGTGTCACTATCTTGATGAAAAGTAAAGTTAAAACTCTCTTGGCAACTAATTTTAGACAGTATTTCTCTGGTCATAAAATTGGAAGTAGACAAACTTAAGCAGAAGTAAAACAAAAGGAAGGAATAAGGGAATTGCGACAGTCACAAGGATAATTCAGtaatccttaaaaaaataaaccaCAAACAAGAACATTGGTGAAACTTCCTTCattctcccttttttttttgatgaagtaatTGATTTCCTTGATGGCATCCAGTAGATGCAGAAAATGAAGAGAATAAAGTGCTAGAAAATTGGTGAAACTTCTATTCATTCTACCTTTAAGAATAACCAGAAAACACTTTGATGAAAATTGAAATGGGGAGCTCAAGAGCTTCTTTATTTGGTGAAACAACTGACAAGAAAGGAATAGGAAGAGACTACTCACCAGGATAAAATTTATCCAAGTTCATAATACTTTTGTTAAAGTTAACTGCAGTTTTGGTATTTGGCTTTGGACGGTTCGTTCAATCTCAAATGAAAACTACATATTTTTGTCCACATTCAAAAACTTCCAAATGTGTGTTAAATAAAGACCTCCTCCTAATGGTATTGTTTCAGGGAAGAAAAAGATGAAGCATATGCTCAACTAAGTCTTTTTATAGCACTTTATCTTCTTCATTCATATGGTTTATGCATTTCTTGTCCTAGGTTTTCATGTTCTGTTCATAATGTTCTAAACTTTCTGAATACTTGTGAAATTGACATTCTTATTCAATACTTAAAACTAGAATCATACATTAGATACGTGTGATAATATACTTCAATATTAATCAATCAAGCATGCCTCGAACCCAAATTAGTTTGGACATGCTATATGAATCCTATTTATTAATTCTGCTCAATTTAGGCCAATTTCATTTCAATACTAAATAATTGTAAACACATTATTTTCCAGTAATGTATCAAACAATTTTGATACTAAACAAACTTTACATATACTAACACAAGTCATTTGGACGTTAAAAGATACATCAGTGTCAAAAAAAGATGTTGAAAGAAACATTTCGCGATGAGTATGGATTTTCCTCCCAAAGCTATAACCGTTTTACCTTATTCCATTCTAATTTGCCAGCGAAACTAGAAATTCTCAGCCAGTGTCAAATTTACAAATATATATTGAGTTTGACACACTACAATCAACATTTAAGTTGCGCGGATTCTTCATTTTCAATGCAGCACtcgtgtcggattctccaaaaatacactacttttggagaatccaACACGCACCCgttgaaatttttgaagagtccgggCAACATAGATCAACACATAGATCAACATATAACCCACATCAGACAAGTATCATATGTATTAGTAATAATCACATAAGAAAGTATGATTCCATGAAGAAATACATGGAATGATTCCATGAAGAAATACATGGAATGATTCAATGAAGAAATACATCGAACTTGGTAAGTGAAAAGTCCGGCAAAACCACAGCTCAAGGTCAACAATTAACTTTCTAGTCCAATGTAGACTCTTGAAAAATGGCAAAATATCAAAGGTtcttcttttgagaaagaaacaTATCAAAGGTTCTACGGAAAAAAATTCAGTCTCAGTTGTCCAAAGATGATAGATGACTCTTCCAAAGAAGTTAAAAAGCAAATTTTATTGAAGCGAGTACCAATGACGTACTACAAAATAGAACAACACAGAATAACAAAAGTCTCCACCAGGCATCACAAACTGTCATCTCAATGggaagaagtgaaacaattaagCAGTTAAATGCATCCATCAGGTGATATTTGTTCAATTATCTGAAGTTGCTCAAAGTTCTTAAAGTGTCTACCTTCACTAATTTCATCTTCTTCACAGGGCGTTGATGGAATGGCTTATTCAGACAAGAACTCCCACATTTACAACCCGAGGAGCAGCTAGACAACATTATACtgtaaaatataagaaaagtcaAAGAAATACACACTTCTCTAAAGCTGTTTCAAATTTCCCAAATAAAATGCTGaaacaaaatatttaagctGCTTATCCTTCCAATCAATCAAATATATATCACCCATCTAAAAGAACTACCAAAGAGATCTAGAACAATAAAAgattaaccaaaaaaataaataaaaccatAAGAATTTAAACATAAGAAAATGAATGCCTAGACTAGTCACGTGTAGGGGTGTGCATCAGGCGGTTCGGTTTATCGATTTTCGATTTGTGAACACACTAAACCAGTaaccaaaccaataagatatttgttattgAGTTTCAGTTAATCCTTTTTTGGTCTTTAATGGTTCAATTTTCGATTTAACCGataaaaaaatactcaaatgatcatatatacatgatgttcataaaatagaaatagtaGCAAGAATAGAAGTAACACAAATTTCTACATCAATCACTTTTGCTTAAGATATAATTGTTCGAATACCTTCTAAAAACTCGTGCAATAAATTGCGGAAACAACATTAATTGTCTGTCTTTGTCACAATCAAATCTAAAATTGAGAAGAGAGAAGGTAATACTAGTTTGTGTCAAGAAGAGAGCGTGTTGCGGTAGATAGGCTAGTTTGTGTTGCCGGCGgctgaaagtaatactaaaattTAGGAAATAGGATTGGTAAAATGCTTAAGTCATTGTTACATAATTAGgaataaaatagtaattttaatataatcttaTTAGGCTATCGGTTTAACCATtaacaaaaaaatcataaaaccgAAAACGGAACCTATAACCTGACTATTTAAAACCCAATAATCCAATACCGATAAACCAATAGTGTTTTTTTCGTTTGGTTTATCGGTTAAACCAATTTTTGCACACCCTTAATTACATGAGCTTTCTAAACAACCTAACTCGGGATTAGAGTTGCAGCCCACTGGTTGCAACACTTTGGTACATGATTCCAATACCATCTAAAATCCTTCCAATTTCCACCGTTAGCTTCGCCACTAATTAATGGTCCACTCAcctttcttttatctttttttctttttcccaataataataataagaagaagaacaacaaaaacaacaaaccagTATAATCCCAAAAGCAGGGTCGAGGataaagtgtacacagaccttaccactacctcttCGAGGTAGTGAGGCTATTTCCAAAAAACCCTCAGCTCGAGTAACGAACATCTAGGCAACTAACAAAACAATACAGAAGTAACGAGGACATCTATAAAATAATAAGGAAAACATAACATACCCAGAAGGGGCGACAACCCTAACCAACTAATGTGATAACTGAAGCACAGTAAATAATGAGGAATAACAAAGGTCGTAAGACAGGCCAACTACAAGACAAATGCTACTACTGGTAAAAAATAAGAATCGGGAAACATATACAATGCACCAATCTAT
This Solanum dulcamara chromosome 1, daSolDulc1.2, whole genome shotgun sequence DNA region includes the following protein-coding sequences:
- the LOC129884419 gene encoding histone-lysine N-methyltransferase ASHH3-like isoform X1, whose product is MPAMKTAIHGGIGHVFSKLIKEIGDPVDFELPEWLNKWQSMPYTFIKRNIYLTKKVKRRLEDDGIFCSCSSMAENSAVCGRDCLCGIMLSSCSSGCKCGSSCLNKPFHQRPVKKMKLVKTEKCGSGIVADEDINRGDFVIEYVGEVIDDKTCEERLWKMKHSGETNFYLCEINRDMVIDATYKGNKSRYINHSCCPNTEMQKWMIDGETRIGIFATRNIKRGEHLTYDYQFVQFGADQDCHCGAVRCRRKLGVKPNKPKLPASDAALKIVACQVAATSPKLKALLSTRHVYQTGVPPIGCSGYDSDIKLKRPRNCIGQVIRIIRSSDTRSFGIVRRFDAITKKHLIMFEDGCVQYLDLSKEDWEFCNFLE
- the LOC129884419 gene encoding histone-lysine N-methyltransferase ASHH3-like isoform X2 gives rise to the protein MPYTFIKRNIYLTKKVKRRLEDDGIFCSCSSMAENSAVCGRDCLCGIMLSSCSSGCKCGSSCLNKPFHQRPVKKMKLVKTEKCGSGIVADEDINRGDFVIEYVGEVIDDKTCEERLWKMKHSGETNFYLCEINRDMVIDATYKGNKSRYINHSCCPNTEMQKWMIDGETRIGIFATRNIKRGEHLTYDYQFVQFGADQDCHCGAVRCRRKLGVKPNKPKLPASDAALKIVACQVAATSPKLKALLSTRHVYQTGVPPIGCSGYDSDIKLKRPRNCIGQVIRIIRSSDTRSFGIVRRFDAITKKHLIMFEDGCVQYLDLSKEDWEFCNFLE